The following proteins are encoded in a genomic region of Rhizobium sp. CCGE531:
- a CDS encoding DUF3311 domain-containing protein gives MDKRFGTAACWLLVIPYIGLLWVPFYNSHDPVLLGFPFFYWYQLAWVPITAILTWIAYRSMRHDD, from the coding sequence ATGGATAAACGTTTCGGAACGGCGGCCTGCTGGCTGCTCGTTATTCCTTATATTGGTTTGCTTTGGGTCCCCTTTTACAACAGCCACGATCCGGTTCTGCTCGGGTTTCCGTTCTTCTATTGGTATCAGCTGGCCTGGGTGCCGATCACCGCCATCCTGACGTGGATCGCCTATCGGAGCATGCGCCATGACGACTGA
- the groL gene encoding chaperonin GroEL (60 kDa chaperone family; promotes refolding of misfolded polypeptides especially under stressful conditions; forms two stacked rings of heptamers to form a barrel-shaped 14mer; ends can be capped by GroES; misfolded proteins enter the barrel where they are refolded when GroES binds) — MAAKEVKFGRNAREKMLRGVDILADAVKVTLGPKGRNVVIDKSFGAPRITKDGVTVAKEIELEDKFENMGAQMVREVASKTNDIAGDGTTTATVLAQAIVREGAKAVAAGMNPMDLKRGIDLAVAEVVKDLQAKAKKINTSEEVAQVGTISANGEKQIGLDIAEAMQKVGNEGVITVEEAKTAETELEVVEGMQFDRGYLSPYFVTNPEKMIADLEDAFILLHEKKLSNLQAMLPVLEAVVQTGKPLLIIAEDVEGEALATLVVNKLRGGLKIAAVKAPGFGDRRKAMLEDIAILTGGTVISEDLGIKLESVTLDMLGRSKKVSISKENTTIVDGAGAKSDIEGRVAQIKAQIEETTSDYDREKLQERLAKLAGGVAVIRVGGSTEIEVKEKKDRIDDALNATRAAVQEGIVPGGGTALLRSSVKITVKGENDDQEAGVNIVRRALQAPCRQIAENAGDEASIVVGKILDKNEDNFGYNAQTGVYGDMIAMGIVDPVKVVRTALQDAASVASLLITTEAMIAELPKKDVPGGMPGGMGGMGGMDMM; from the coding sequence ATGGCAGCTAAAGAAGTAAAATTCGGCCGCAACGCCCGCGAAAAGATGCTTCGTGGCGTCGATATCCTCGCTGACGCAGTGAAGGTCACGCTCGGCCCGAAGGGTCGTAACGTCGTTATCGACAAGTCCTTCGGCGCTCCGCGCATCACCAAGGACGGCGTCACCGTCGCCAAGGAAATCGAACTCGAAGACAAGTTCGAAAACATGGGCGCCCAGATGGTCCGCGAAGTTGCTTCGAAGACCAACGACATCGCCGGCGACGGCACCACGACCGCAACCGTTCTCGCCCAGGCCATCGTTCGCGAAGGCGCCAAGGCCGTTGCGGCCGGCATGAACCCGATGGACCTGAAGCGCGGCATCGATCTCGCCGTTGCCGAAGTCGTCAAGGATCTCCAGGCCAAGGCCAAGAAGATCAACACGTCGGAAGAAGTCGCACAGGTCGGCACGATCTCGGCAAACGGCGAAAAGCAGATCGGTCTCGATATTGCCGAAGCCATGCAGAAGGTCGGCAACGAAGGCGTCATCACGGTTGAAGAAGCCAAGACCGCCGAAACCGAACTCGAAGTCGTCGAAGGCATGCAGTTCGACCGTGGCTACCTCAGCCCCTACTTCGTGACCAACCCGGAAAAGATGATCGCCGACCTCGAAGACGCGTTCATCCTGCTGCACGAGAAGAAGCTCTCGAACCTGCAGGCCATGCTCCCGGTTCTCGAAGCCGTCGTTCAGACCGGCAAGCCGCTCCTCATCATCGCTGAAGACGTCGAAGGCGAAGCTCTTGCTACGCTCGTCGTCAACAAGCTGCGCGGCGGCCTGAAGATCGCTGCCGTCAAGGCTCCGGGCTTCGGCGATCGCCGCAAGGCCATGCTGGAAGACATCGCCATCCTGACGGGCGGCACTGTCATCTCCGAAGACCTCGGCATCAAGCTCGAGTCGGTTACCCTCGACATGCTCGGCCGTTCCAAGAAGGTTTCGATCTCCAAGGAAAACACCACGATCGTCGACGGCGCCGGCGCCAAGTCCGACATCGAAGGCCGCGTTGCCCAGATCAAGGCCCAGATCGAAGAAACCACCTCCGACTACGACCGCGAGAAGCTGCAGGAACGTCTTGCCAAGCTCGCTGGCGGCGTTGCCGTTATCCGCGTTGGCGGCTCGACGGAAATCGAAGTCAAGGAAAAGAAGGACCGCATCGACGACGCTCTCAACGCGACGCGCGCTGCCGTTCAGGAAGGCATCGTACCGGGCGGCGGCACTGCTCTGCTGCGCTCCTCCGTCAAGATCACCGTCAAGGGTGAAAACGACGACCAGGAAGCCGGCGTCAACATCGTTCGTCGCGCTCTGCAGGCTCCTTGCCGCCAGATCGCTGAAAACGCTGGTGATGAAGCTTCGATCGTTGTCGGCAAGATCCTCGACAAGAACGAAGACAACTTCGGCTACAACGCTCAGACCGGCGTCTACGGCGACATGATCGCCATGGGCATCGTCGACCCGGTCAAGGTCGTTCGCACGGCTCTGCAGGACGCGGCTTCGGTTGCTTCGCTGCTGATCACCACCGAAGCCATGATTGCCGAACTGCCGAAGAAGGATGTCCCTGGCGGCATGCCGGGCGGCATGGGCGGCATGGGCGGCATGGACATGATGTGA
- a CDS encoding bifunctional riboflavin kinase/FAD synthetase, which produces MTVFHRNETREPLPDALKGGVIAIGNFDGVHRGHQSVLTRALEIARERGIPALVLTFEPHPRTIFKPEQPVFRLTPAPLRARLLEALGFNAVIEYPFDRAFSQRSADEFVHSILIDWLHASEVVTGFDFHFGHDRQGGPAFLMNAGSHNGFGVTLIDAFRDENTEVISSSRIRALLAEGDVAQAAGLLGYRFTVEAPVIGGEKLGRTLGFPTANMQLPSEISLRSGIYAVRFRTADGVIRDAVASYGRRPTVTDNGAPLLETFVFDFSGDLYGQICSVSFFGYLRPELKFDGLDPLVAQIRKDEEEARALLAGVQPLSDLDRIIAFS; this is translated from the coding sequence ATGACCGTTTTCCATCGCAACGAGACCCGCGAGCCGCTTCCCGATGCCTTGAAGGGCGGTGTCATCGCCATCGGCAATTTCGACGGCGTGCATCGTGGCCATCAGTCCGTGCTCACGCGCGCGCTGGAGATCGCCAGGGAACGCGGCATTCCAGCTCTCGTGCTGACCTTCGAGCCGCATCCGCGCACCATATTCAAGCCCGAGCAGCCGGTCTTTCGGCTGACCCCAGCGCCGTTGAGGGCGCGTCTCCTGGAAGCGCTCGGCTTCAACGCCGTCATCGAATATCCCTTTGATCGCGCCTTCTCGCAGCGTTCGGCCGATGAATTCGTCCATTCGATCCTGATCGACTGGCTGCATGCCTCCGAAGTCGTCACCGGCTTCGATTTCCATTTCGGCCACGATCGCCAGGGCGGTCCGGCTTTTCTCATGAACGCCGGCAGCCACAACGGTTTCGGCGTGACGCTCATCGATGCCTTCCGCGATGAAAATACCGAGGTCATCTCGTCGAGCCGCATCCGCGCGCTGCTGGCCGAAGGCGATGTTGCTCAGGCCGCCGGCCTGCTTGGATACCGCTTCACCGTCGAGGCGCCCGTCATCGGCGGCGAGAAGCTGGGCCGCACGCTCGGCTTCCCCACGGCAAACATGCAGCTTCCATCGGAAATATCACTGAGATCAGGCATCTATGCCGTGCGCTTCCGCACGGCCGATGGCGTCATCCGTGATGCTGTTGCCAGCTACGGACGCCGCCCGACGGTAACAGACAACGGCGCCCCGCTGCTCGAGACCTTCGTCTTCGATTTCAGCGGCGATCTCTACGGCCAGATCTGCTCGGTCTCCTTCTTTGGCTACCTCCGCCCCGAACTGAAGTTCGACGGCCTCGACCCGCTGGTCGCACAGATCCGCAAGGATGAGGAAGAGGCGCGGGCGCTGCTCGCCGGCGTTCAGCCGCTCAGCGATCTCGATCGCATCATCGCGTTCAGCTGA
- a CDS encoding TIGR01459 family HAD-type hydrolase has translation MGKRIESFREIGGLYDVALCDVWGVLHNGVSAYEEAPIALEAARGEGLAVVLITNSPRVAPKVVEQLRAIGIPDSAYDRIVTSGDVTRKLIAAGPKKVFLLGPERDTGILEGLDVVRVDAGEAESIVCTGFFDDETETPDDYTDMLTAWSARNVPLICANPDLVVERGHRMIPCAGAMAAYYERLGGETRIAGKPHQPIYDAALAAAREVRSEFPLSRVVAIGDGMPTDVRGALDYGLDLLYISHGIHAREYVVEGHTDEAALGAFLAREQASPKWWMPRLV, from the coding sequence ATGGGCAAACGGATCGAAAGCTTTCGCGAAATCGGCGGACTTTATGATGTGGCGCTCTGCGATGTCTGGGGGGTGCTGCACAACGGCGTCTCCGCCTATGAGGAAGCCCCCATCGCGCTGGAAGCCGCCCGCGGCGAAGGGCTAGCCGTCGTGCTCATCACCAACTCTCCGCGCGTTGCTCCCAAGGTGGTCGAGCAGTTGCGGGCGATCGGCATTCCCGACAGCGCCTACGATCGCATCGTCACGTCGGGCGATGTGACGCGTAAGCTGATCGCCGCAGGCCCGAAGAAGGTATTTCTCCTCGGTCCGGAGCGGGATACCGGCATCCTCGAAGGTCTTGATGTCGTGCGTGTCGATGCGGGCGAGGCCGAAAGCATCGTCTGCACTGGCTTCTTCGATGACGAGACCGAAACGCCCGACGACTATACCGATATGCTGACGGCCTGGTCGGCCCGCAACGTGCCGCTGATCTGCGCCAATCCGGATCTCGTGGTCGAGCGCGGCCACCGGATGATCCCCTGCGCCGGCGCCATGGCCGCCTATTACGAGCGGCTCGGGGGTGAGACGCGCATCGCCGGCAAGCCGCACCAGCCGATCTATGATGCAGCGCTCGCCGCGGCGCGCGAAGTGCGCAGTGAATTCCCGCTGTCCCGCGTGGTCGCGATCGGCGACGGCATGCCGACCGACGTGCGCGGCGCGCTCGATTATGGCCTCGATCTCCTTTATATCAGCCATGGCATCCACGCCCGCGAATATGTCGTCGAGGGGCATACGGATGAGGCCGCCCTCGGTGCCTTCCTGGCACGCGAGCAGGCTTCGCCGAAGTGGTGGATGCCGCGCCTTGTCTGA
- the groES gene encoding co-chaperone GroES, translating to MASTNFRPLHDRVVVRRVESEAKTKGGIIIPDTAKEKPQEGEIVAVGSGVRDDSGKIVPLDVKAGDRILFGKWSGTEVKLDGEDLLIMKEADIMGIIG from the coding sequence ATGGCAAGCACCAATTTCCGCCCCCTTCATGACCGCGTCGTCGTTCGTCGCGTCGAGTCCGAAGCAAAGACCAAGGGTGGTATCATCATTCCCGACACCGCCAAGGAAAAGCCGCAGGAAGGCGAAATCGTCGCCGTCGGCTCCGGCGTTCGCGATGACTCCGGCAAGATCGTCCCGCTCGACGTCAAGGCCGGCGACCGCATCCTGTTCGGCAAGTGGTCGGGCACCGAAGTCAAGCTTGACGGCGAAGACCTTCTCATCATGAAGGAAGCCGACATCATGGGCATCATCGGCTAA